From Rubrivirga sp. SAORIC476, a single genomic window includes:
- a CDS encoding low specificity L-threonine aldolase, translating to MPADLRSDTVTRPTAAMRRAMADAEVGDDVFGEDPTVERLEARVADLLGKAAGLFVPSGVMGNQIAIRLHTQPGDEVVVAERSHIYHYEGAAPAALWGVQLRPVGDASGVLTADDVEAVVQGAHDWEARTRLVCLENTVNKAGGVAVSMDAITPVAETARAHELALHLDGARLWNAAVALDTSPAALASPFDTVNVCLSKGLGAPVGSVLCGPPDLMREARRVRKLLGGGMRQVGVLAAAALVALDDYERDDRALLRADHARARRLADAVAACGLALVRPPDTNIVLFETPEPAAEAVGALAEAGVRMVPFGPRAVRATLHRDLDDAALDQAILALQTRYA from the coding sequence ATGCCCGCCGACCTCCGATCCGATACCGTCACCCGACCCACCGCCGCCATGCGGCGGGCCATGGCCGACGCCGAGGTGGGCGACGATGTGTTCGGCGAGGACCCCACGGTCGAGCGGCTGGAGGCCCGCGTGGCCGACCTGCTCGGGAAAGCGGCGGGGCTGTTCGTGCCCTCGGGGGTGATGGGGAATCAGATCGCGATTCGCCTCCACACTCAACCCGGCGACGAGGTCGTGGTCGCTGAGCGCAGCCACATCTATCACTATGAAGGTGCGGCCCCGGCGGCGCTGTGGGGGGTGCAGCTTCGGCCCGTCGGCGACGCGTCTGGGGTGCTGACGGCGGACGACGTGGAGGCCGTCGTGCAGGGCGCCCACGACTGGGAGGCGCGCACGCGGCTCGTCTGCCTGGAGAACACCGTCAACAAGGCGGGCGGCGTGGCGGTCTCCATGGACGCGATCACGCCCGTCGCCGAGACCGCCCGCGCGCACGAGCTGGCCCTCCACCTGGATGGCGCTCGGCTCTGGAACGCTGCCGTCGCCCTCGACACGTCGCCCGCTGCCCTCGCCTCGCCATTCGACACCGTCAACGTCTGCCTGTCGAAGGGCCTGGGGGCGCCCGTCGGATCGGTCTTGTGCGGGCCTCCAGACCTCATGCGCGAGGCGCGACGGGTCCGGAAGCTCCTCGGAGGCGGCATGCGCCAGGTCGGTGTGCTGGCCGCCGCGGCCCTCGTCGCGCTCGACGACTACGAACGGGACGACCGCGCCCTCCTCCGCGCCGACCATGCGCGCGCCCGCCGCCTCGCGGACGCCGTCGCGGCCTGTGGCCTCGCGCTCGTCCGACCGCCCGACACCAACATCGTCCTGTTCGAGACGCCCGAGCCCGCGGCCGAGGCCGTCGGGGCCCTCGCCGAGGCGGGGGTTCGGATGGTCCCCTTCGGACCGCGTGCCGTCCGCGCG